One region of Carya illinoinensis cultivar Pawnee chromosome 8, C.illinoinensisPawnee_v1, whole genome shotgun sequence genomic DNA includes:
- the LOC122318205 gene encoding EG45-like domain containing protein, translating to MGLGIRALIIVSMTIFTLTSVANAAVGTATFYTPPYVPSSCYGFQNNGVMIAAASDVIWGNRAACGRSYRVRCIGATNQGVPQPCKGTSVVVKIVDYCPPGCQGTIDLSQEAFSAIANPAAGKIRIEYTQI from the exons ATGGGGTTGGGTATTCGTGCTTTGATCATAGTGTCCATGACCATATTTACTCTCACGTCAGTTGCAAATGCTGCAGTGGGGACGGCTACTTTCTACACTCCTCCTTATGTTC CCTCTTCGTGCTACGGATTTCAAAACAATGGTGTCATGATAGCTGCTGCAAGCGATGTAATATGGGGAAATCGAGCAGCCTGTGGGAGAAGTTATAGAGTCAGATGCATCGGGGCAACAAATCAGGGTGTACCACAACCTTGCAAGGGTACGAGCGTTGTGGTTAAAATTGTCGATTACTGTCCACCGGGATGTCAGGGAACCATCGATCTCTCTCAAGAAGCTTTTTCTGCAATAGCTAATCCTGCTGCCGGAAAAATCAGAATTGAGTATACTCA GATTTGA
- the LOC122318203 gene encoding EG45-like domain containing protein produces the protein MGLGIRALIMVFMTIFTLTSVANAAEGTATFYTPPYVPSSCYGYQNNGVMIAAASDAIWGNRAACGRSYRVRCTGATNQGVPQPCKGTSVVVKIVDYCPAGCQGTIDLSQEAFSAIANPDAGKIKIEYTQV, from the exons ATGGGGTTGGGTATTCGTGCTTTGATCATGGTGTTCATGACCATATTTACTCTCACGTCAGTAGCAAATGCTGCAGAGGGGACGGCTACTTTCTACACTCCTCCTTATGTTC CCTCTTCGTGCTATGGATATCAAAACAATGGTGTCATGATAGCTGCTGCAAGCGATGCAATATGGGGGAATCGGGCAGCCTGTGGGAGAAGTTATAGAGTCAGATGCACCGGAGCAACAAATCAGGGTGTACCACAACCTTGCAAGGGTACCAGCGTTGTGGTTAAAATCGTCGATTACTGTCCAGCAGGATGTCAAGGAACCATCGATCTCTCTCAAGAAGCTTTTTCTGCAATAGCTAATCCTGATGCCGGAAAAATCAAAATTGAGTATACTCA ggtttga
- the LOC122318935 gene encoding EG45-like domain containing protein isoform X1, with product MRALGVVILGFIMLIIAICLMPEAANAAQGTAIYYDPPYIRVLTIKIHSTASACYGRQNLGVMVAGASDQIWGNRAACGKNYRVTCIGGANLAPHPCKSGNVVVKIVDHCPSPGCNGTINLSRDAFSKIADLKAGKVKIEYTPA from the exons atgagagCATTGGGAGTGGTTATTCTCGGTTTCATCATGCTGATCATAGCCATATGTCTCATGCCAGAGGCAGCAAATGCCGCACAGGGCACTGCTATTTACTACGATCCCCCTTATATTC GagttttaacaattaaaatccATTCGACAGCCTCAGCATGCTATGGAAGACAAAACCTTGGTGTGATGGTAGCTGGAGCAAGTGATCAGATTTGGGGGAATCGAGCAGCCTGTGGTAAAAATTACAGAGTCACATGCATCGGAGGCGCAAACCTGGCGCCACATCCTTGCAAGTCTGGCAACGTTGTGGTTAAAATCGTAGATCACTGTCCGTCACCGGGATGCAATGGAACCATAAATCTCTCTAGAGATGCTTTCTCCAAAATAGCTGATCTTAAGGCCGGAAAAGTCAAAATTGAGTATACTCC GGCTTGA
- the LOC122318934 gene encoding RING-H2 finger protein ATL56-like → MPAHDQSSPPTPSKPNPKLLSLFLKAIIMTLLTSLFFLFLGLASAVLLLLHISLSSQRHRRPSLPSTSSSGLPPRDLNTLPYFRLKRHATKNGAAEDEDCVVCLDSFRDGQCCRKLSACGHLFHKRCVDSWLVKVAACPMCRARVQSNVGTKGSMVGLEEDGDKKLWRIW, encoded by the coding sequence ATGCCTGCCCATGACCAATCATCACCACCAACACCGTCAAAACCGAATCCAAAGCTCCTATCCCTCTTCCTTAAGGCCATCATCATGACCCTCCTCACctctctcttcttcctcttcctcggCCTTGCCTCCGCCGTCTTGCTCCTCCTCCATATTTCCCTCTCTTCCCAACGCCACCGCCGCCCTTCTCTCCCCTCCACCTCTTCTTCTGGGCTACCCCCCAGAGACCTCAACACCCTCCCCTACTTCAGATTAAAGCGGCACGCCACGAAGAACGGCGCCGCTGAAGATGAAGATTGCGTGGTCTGCCTCGATTCCTTCAGGGACGGTCAGTGCTGCAGGAAACTCTCGGCTTGCGGTCACCTGTTCCACAAGCGGTGCGTGGACTCGTGGCTCGTCAAGGTAGCCGCCTGTCCGATGTGCCGGGCACGTGTTCAATCAAATGTGGGAACGAAGGGTTCCATGGTGGGTTTGGAGGAGGATGGGGATAAGAAGCTTTGGAGGATTTGGTAG
- the LOC122318935 gene encoding EG45-like domain containing protein isoform X2 has translation MRALGVVILGFIMLIIAICLMPEAANAAQGTAIYYDPPYIPSACYGRQNLGVMVAGASDQIWGNRAACGKNYRVTCIGGANLAPHPCKSGNVVVKIVDHCPSPGCNGTINLSRDAFSKIADLKAGKVKIEYTPA, from the exons atgagagCATTGGGAGTGGTTATTCTCGGTTTCATCATGCTGATCATAGCCATATGTCTCATGCCAGAGGCAGCAAATGCCGCACAGGGCACTGCTATTTACTACGATCCCCCTTATATTC CCTCAGCATGCTATGGAAGACAAAACCTTGGTGTGATGGTAGCTGGAGCAAGTGATCAGATTTGGGGGAATCGAGCAGCCTGTGGTAAAAATTACAGAGTCACATGCATCGGAGGCGCAAACCTGGCGCCACATCCTTGCAAGTCTGGCAACGTTGTGGTTAAAATCGTAGATCACTGTCCGTCACCGGGATGCAATGGAACCATAAATCTCTCTAGAGATGCTTTCTCCAAAATAGCTGATCTTAAGGCCGGAAAAGTCAAAATTGAGTATACTCC GGCTTGA